DNA from Pseudocitrobacter corydidari:
GATCGTGGTCTGGCGAGCCGCAGGCTGGCACGTAAAGCGCTTAGCCTGCGTTAATGTTTGGCAAGGTCTGTAGGCCCGGTAAGCGCAGCGCCACCGGGCATTTCCATAGGTTACGGCTTATCCCAACCCTGCCACTGTAAGCGCAGGTACTGCATCACGGTGCTGTTGCTGATGCTGTCCGCCATCACGGTAAAGAACTGGGTCGCGTAAACCGGTTCCGGTGCTTTCTTCGTTTTACACAGCTTCACGCCGCGGAACGGATTGCGCGGTGCGTCTGGCGTTGTGCCTTTCGGTGGCGTCAGATTGGGCGTGGAGGTGTCCACCTGTGGTTCGTTAAGCAGATCGCTCGGGCGCACCAGGGTGATATCCGACGGTAACGTGGGCAGCATCTGCTGCAGTACGCGCACGGTCGACGGATGCGGGTGGCCAATCGCAATCGCCGAACCGTTACGCCGCGCCAGCTCAACCGCCCGGTTAAACTGACGGCGGATATCAGCCTCGTTCTGCGTATCGTCGAGGAACACTTTGCGCTTAATTACCTTCACGCCCGTGCCGCTGGCGGCGCGCATCGCCTGGCTGTTGCCAATGGTCATGCTGTCGAGGAAATAGAGATTATAGCGGCTCAGCGCCTGCATCACTTTCTGCATGCCGAACAGGCTGGAGGTCATCGCGCTGCCCATGTGGTTGTTTAACCCCACGGCATACGGAACCTTGTTCACTGATTCGCGAATAATACGTTCGATTTCGTCGCTGCTCATTTCCGGGCGCAGCGTGTCTTTTTCCAACGGCTGTTTACTGAGCGGCGCCATCGGCAGATGGATGAGCACTTCATGCCCGCTGTTATGCGCTTTGGTGGCCATTTCATGGGCATGCGGCGCATTGGGGAGAACGGCGACGGAGACGGCTGACGGCATTGCCAGCACCTGATTTTCGTTGTGCGGGCGATAGCCAAAATCATCAATGACAATCGCCAGCTTCCCCGCAAAGACTGGCGCCGCTAAGGTGAGGGCGCCAAGAAGAAGGATCCTGCGAAATTGAAGCAAACTTATCTTCCCAACCACGGTAGTGGATTGACCGCCTGACCCTGGCGGCGAATTTCGAAATAGAGCGACGGTCGGCCCTGACCTCCGCTGTTACCAACCAGCGCAATCGGCTGTCCGGCGCGAACCTGCGTACCTACGCTGACCAGCGCACTCTGATTATAGCCGTAAAGACTCATATCGCCTTTCCCGTGTTCCACCACCACGACCAAACCGTAGCCCTGCAACCAGTCGGCCAGAATGACGCGGCCATCGGCGATAGCTTTTACTTCAGTGCCTTCCGAGGCGCTGATCACCATCCCTTTCCAGCGCAGTTCACCCTGCAACTGTTCGCCGTAACGGTGCAGCGTGGTACCGCGAACCGGCCAGTAGGCCTGACCGCGCGGTGCGCCGAGGCCACCGGTACGCGACATCAGCGAGCGTTCGCTTTCGGTCGGTTTGTAGGTTTTGCCTTTGCTGGTGGCTTCTTTCTGACGGTCGCGAACCGCATCGGCTTCACGGGCTTCACGTTCGGCGCGTGCTTTGGCCGCCGCCGCCGCGCGGGCGATGCTGTTACGCAGGCGGGATTCGTTCGCGCGCAGTTCGCTTAACTGCTGCTGGCCCTGCTGGATGGAAGACTCCAGCCCGGCGATGGTTTTTTGTCGTTCGCTGCGCGCCTGCTCAAGCTTCGCCTGCTGCGCTTTTTGTTCATACAGCAGGGTTTGCTGCTGGCTTTGTTTCTCTTCCAGCTCGGCTTTCTGCGCGGTGACCTGCTCGCGCGTCTGTTTCAGCTCGGCGATAGTCTCCTGGCGCGCCTGGTTGAGGTAGCCGAAGTAAGCCTGTAAGCGCTGGCCGCGCTGGCTCTCTTCACCGCTGAGAATGAGCTGAATACCGGTGTGTTCACCCTGGCGGAACGCGGCGTCGAGCTGAGCGGCAAGATTGCGCTCCTGGGTGGCGCGCTGCGCTTCCAGCTTCGCAATCGAGGCGTTCATTTCGTCGATTTGCTTATTGAGCTGCGTCAGTGTGGCTTGCGTTTCGCGAAGCTGACGCGCGGCGGCGGCGATGGCCTGATCCTGCGCTTTCAACTGGGCGAGCAGAGAGGAACGCTGCTGTTGTTGCTGGCGTACTGCGCGCTCTTTAGCGGCAATATCGGCCTGAATAGATTGCAGCTGTGTGCGATCGTCGGCGTGGGCAGATGACGCGCACAGCAATACGCCAGCGCTGAGTGCGCTGGCGTATAACGTGGACCGCAGCGTAACCGCGGCCCCTTTAAGTACAAAAATCGCCTTTCCCCTCATGGGGAGGGATTATTCCACGATGAACAGCGGCTTACCAGTCATCTCTTGCGGGATTTCCATGCCCATCAGCGTCAACATGGTAGGCGCGATATCGGAAAGCTTGCCGCCATCGACAGCTTTCAGATTTTTCTCGCCAACGTAGATCAGCGGAACCGGCAGGTTGGTATGCGCTGTATGCGCCTGGCCGGTAGCCGGATCACGCATCTGTTCAGCGTTACCGTGGTCTGCGGTGATCAGCAACTGGCCGCCAACGGATTCAACCGCTTTCGCAACCTGATCAACACAATTATCCAGTGCTTCAACGGCTTTGATTGCCGCATCCATCACGCCGGTGTGGCCGACCATGTCGCCGTTCGGGTAGTTACAGATGATGGTGTCGTATTTACCGCTCTTGATTGCTGCGACCAGTTTTTCGGTCAGCTCTTCGGAGCTCATTTCCGGCTGCAGATCGTAGGTGGCAACTTTCGGTGAGTTGATCAGGATGCGGTCTTCACCTTTGAACGGTTCTTCTACGCCG
Protein-coding regions in this window:
- the envC gene encoding murein hydrolase activator EnvC codes for the protein MRGKAIFVLKGAAVTLRSTLYASALSAGVLLCASSAHADDRTQLQSIQADIAAKERAVRQQQQQRSSLLAQLKAQDQAIAAAARQLRETQATLTQLNKQIDEMNASIAKLEAQRATQERNLAAQLDAAFRQGEHTGIQLILSGEESQRGQRLQAYFGYLNQARQETIAELKQTREQVTAQKAELEEKQSQQQTLLYEQKAQQAKLEQARSERQKTIAGLESSIQQGQQQLSELRANESRLRNSIARAAAAAKARAEREAREADAVRDRQKEATSKGKTYKPTESERSLMSRTGGLGAPRGQAYWPVRGTTLHRYGEQLQGELRWKGMVISASEGTEVKAIADGRVILADWLQGYGLVVVVEHGKGDMSLYGYNQSALVSVGTQVRAGQPIALVGNSGGQGRPSLYFEIRRQGQAVNPLPWLGR
- a CDS encoding divergent polysaccharide deacetylase family protein produces the protein MLQFRRILLLGALTLAAPVFAGKLAIVIDDFGYRPHNENQVLAMPSAVSVAVLPNAPHAHEMATKAHNSGHEVLIHLPMAPLSKQPLEKDTLRPEMSSDEIERIIRESVNKVPYAVGLNNHMGSAMTSSLFGMQKVMQALSRYNLYFLDSMTIGNSQAMRAASGTGVKVIKRKVFLDDTQNEADIRRQFNRAVELARRNGSAIAIGHPHPSTVRVLQQMLPTLPSDITLVRPSDLLNEPQVDTSTPNLTPPKGTTPDAPRNPFRGVKLCKTKKAPEPVYATQFFTVMADSISNSTVMQYLRLQWQGWDKP